In Gambusia affinis linkage group LG06, SWU_Gaff_1.0, whole genome shotgun sequence, one DNA window encodes the following:
- the stard13b gene encoding stAR-related lipid transfer protein 13 isoform X3, which translates to MTSKRYSARLKLRRSFSEQLRSSTSKAWDLLWKNVRERRLAEIEAKEACDWLRAAGFPQYAQLFEDSQFPIDITPVKRDHDFLDKDLVETLCKRLNTLNKCASMKLDVNLPKKKSEDSDEEDLFAISDKWTFEWSSKRWSRLQDIDCLLRTHERGQTSKDGLPLHSTTSRESVLTDLSEPEVSSLHSESSGGSGRRGLSTEDSDCSNRTCSDSVTMPDSTSLTMPHIPKEFSHYHSVPDKQGKFSRTRAKDFLKRMETLRSKGMSVRDRKTLVISSPVMMQEAQALKTLRCVEIINGDAGPPELPSGRILSPQSGSEGSSHSSGSTVSTPSLKERKPHRAEHKRSGMYLEDVDIFSGNQMNKVTEHNRRNEFCSYEDLVVHIPKDHKPGTFPKALSIESLSPTNGAINWHTGSMHLDSTLISCRKESRPVTQCCSRGSRISVYDNVPGSHLYASTGDLIDLEKEDLFPHLDDILLHVNGLQQIVDHWSKNILPGGEGVMQVDSEKEDTVRLQSSSQITLDFEENSVPESQTNPGDGDRDKVSLAETESTRFRERRDSGVGASLTRPNRLRWPSFQISNRLSHSMASLQITNQSAGQLSLLQKFSLLRLTAIMEKYSMSNKHGWTWSVPKFMKRMKVPDYKDKNVFGVPLIVNVQRSGQPLPLGLQQALRYLRSQCLDQVGLFRKSGVKSRIHALRQMNESSPDNVNYEDQSAYDVADMVKQFFRDLPEPLLTSKLGETFLHIYQYVPKDQRLQAVQAAIMLMPDENREVLQTLLCFLSDVTSSVEENQMTPMNIAVCLAPSLFHLNIMRKDNLSPKAMQKKYATGRPDQKDLNENLAATQGLAHMIMECNHLFEIPHEMVTQSRNSYVEAELHAPTIDELCRQLDEDDGTYQTHLEGRLQIFLKEAREKSKYWVSCSSSDNTELYYKKVGDGNPLRRWRVSVEVEAPPSVVLNRVLRERHLWDMDLLQWKVCETLDKQTEVFQYVLSRMPPHPSRDFVVLRSWRTDLPKGACSLVSVSIEHEDSSATEGVRAMILESNYLLEPCGSGKSRLTHICRVDLKGRTPDWYNKAFGHLCAAEAARIRNSFQPLITDGPETKI; encoded by the exons ATTCACAGTTTCCAATTGACATCACGCCTGTGAAAAGAGATCATGACTTTCTGGACAAAGATCTGGTGGAAACTCTGTGCAA GCGGCTTAACACACTCAACAAGTGTGCCTCTATGAAGCTTGATGTGAATCTTCCAAAGAAGAAG AGTGAAGACTCAGATGAAGAAGATCTCTTCGCCATCAGTGACAAATGGACCTTTGAGTGGAGCAGCAAACGTTGGTCCAGATTACAGGACATCGACTGTCTGCTTAGGACGCACGAAAGAGGCCAAACATCTAAAGACGGCTTGCCTCTCCACAGTACGACCAGCAGGGAGAGTGTTCTGACGGATCTCAGTGAGCCCGAGGTCTCATCATTGCACAGTGAAAGCAGCGGGGGCAGTGGTCGAAGGGGCCTAAGCACGGAAGACTCTGACTGCTCTAATCGCACCTGCTCAGATTCTGTAACGATGCCAGACTCTACATCTCTCACAATGCCTCACATCCCCAAAGAATTTTCCCACTATCACTCTGTCCCTGACAAGCAAGGCAAGTTTAGTCGCACCCGTGCCAAAGACTTCCTGAAGCGCATGGAAACCCTGAGATCTAAAGGAATGTCAGTGAGGGATCGGAAAACTTTGGTCATTAGCTCTCCTGTCATGATGCAGGAGGCTCAGGCACTGAAGACGCTACGTTGTGTCGAGATCATAAATGGTGATGCTGGACCTCCAGAACTTCCGTCAGGCAGAATACTGTCACCACAGTCCGGCAGTGAGGGTAGCAGTCATTCCAGTGGCAGCACTGTCAGCACACCAAGTCTGAAAGAACGAAAGCCTCACCGCGCTGAGCACAAGCGCAGTGGGATGTATCTAGAAGACGTAGACATTTTCTCAGGCAACCAAATGAACAAAGTCACAGAACACAACCGCAGAAATGAATTCTGCTCCTATGAAGATCTAGTGGTCCACATTCCCAAAGACCATAAGCCGGGAACCTTTCCCAAAGCGTTATCCATAGAAAGTCTGTCCCCAACCAATGGAGCCATCAACTGGCATACAGGAAGCATGCACCTGGACTCCACATTAATTTCATGCAGAAAGGAATCCAGACCTGTTACACAATGCTGCTCCAGAGGAAGCCGAATCAGTGTCTATGATAATGTTCCTGGGTCACACTTGTACGCCAGCACTGGAGATTTAATAGACTTGGAGAAAGAAGACCTTTTCCCTCACCTGGATGATATACTGCTACATGTAAATGGTCTGCAGCAGATAGTGGACCACTGGTCAAAAAATATCCTACCTGGAGGAGAGGGGGTGATGCAGGTGGATAGTGAAAAAGAAGATACGGTACGGCTGCAGTCCTCTAGTCAGATCACTTTAGATTTTGAGGAAAACTCTGTCCCCGAAAGCCAGACTAATCCTGGTGATGGAGACAGAGACAAAGTATCATTAGCTGAGACCGAATCTACCAGATTCAGGGAACGGAGAGACTCTGGAGTTGGTGCTTCTCTCACCAGACCTAACAG GTTACGATGGCCCAGCTTCCAGATATCCAATCGTCTCAGTCACTCAATGGCATCCCTGCAAATTACAAACCAGTCAGCAGGCCAGCTGAGTTTGTTACAGAAGTTTTCTCTCTTGCGTCTTACAGCAATCATGGAAAAATATTCTATGTCTAACAAGCATGGGTGGACTTG GTCTGTACCAAAATTTATGAAGAGAATGAAGGTACCAGACTATAAGGACAAGAATGTGTTTGGAGTGCCACTCATAGTGAATGTGCAGCGCTCCGGTCAGCCCCTGCCGCTTGGCCTCCAGCAGGCTTTGAGATACCTGAGAAGTCAGTGTCTTGACCAG GTGGGTCTGTTTCGAAAGTCTGGGGTGAAGTCCCGAATTCATGCTCTAAGGCAGATGAATGAAAGCTCTCCAGATAATGTGAATTATGAAGATCAGTCCGCCTATGATGTGGCTGACATGGTGAAGCAATTTTTTAGGGATCTACCTGAACCTCTGCTCACCAGCAAGCTAGGGGAGACATTCCTCCATATATACCAGT ATGTGCCAAAGGACCAAAGGTTACAAGCTGTCCAAGCAGCTATAATGTTGATGCCGGATGAAAACCGAGAGGTGCTGCAGACGCTCCTGTGTTTTCTGAGCGATGTCACTTCTTCCGTGGAGGAAAATCAGATGACACCCATGAACATTGCAGTGTGCCTCGCCCCTTCTCTGTTTCACCTCAATATAATGAGGAAGGACAATCTATCACCAAA GGCCATGCAGAAAAAGTATGCCACAGGCAGGCCGGACCAAAAGGATCTCAATGAAAACTTAGCTGCAACACAGGGTCTTGCTCATATGATCATGGAGTGCAATCATCTCTTTGAG ATCCCTCATGAGATGGTTACTCAATCACGCAATTCTTACGTGGAGGCCGAATTACATGCACCAACAATCGATGAGCTGTGCAGACAGCTGGACGAGGATGATGGAACATATCAAACACATCTGGAAGGGAGACTACAAATTTTCCTTAAAGAGGCCAGAGAAAAGTCCAAATATTGGGTGTCATGCAGCAGTTCAGATAACACAGAGCTCTACTACAAAAAG GTGGGGGATGGAAATCCTTTAAGACGTTGGCGAGTGTCTGTAGAAGTGGAAGCGCCACCATCCGTTGTGTTAAACCGCGTACTGCGGGAGCGCCACCTGTGGGACATGGACTTGCTTCAGTGGAAAGTGTGTGAGACACTGGATAAACAAACGGAGGTGTTTCAGTATGTCCTCAGCCGCATGCCTCCTCACCCCAGTAGGGACTTTGTAGTTCTCAG gtCTTGGAGGACAGACTTGCCCAAGGGTGCTTGCTCATTGGTTTCTGTATCAATAGAGCATGAGGACTCCTCTGCTACAGAAGGAGTTCGAGCTATGATCCTGGAGTCAAACTACCTATTGGAACCGTGTGGCTCTGGAAAGTCAAGACTAACTCACATCTGCAGAGTTGACTTaaa GGGAAGGACTCCAGATTGGTACAACAAAGCATTTGGTCATCTTTGCGCTGCAGAAGCTGCCCGGATCCGCAACTCCTTTCAGCCACTGATCACAGATGGACCAGAaaccaaaatctga